Below is a genomic region from Henckelia pumila isolate YLH828 chromosome 3, ASM3356847v2, whole genome shotgun sequence.
TACTTGGTATAGAGTTATAATAATTGTAAACAACATATTCATTTAAAGAAGTCGTCATTATATCTCAACTCTCTTCAAAATTACGCATCTTACAAAGAAAACTCATCTTCTTAAATATTCTTCAAATTAGTCTTAgtatatttatttcttttattacaaatattttgtttgagagttaaaaaaattacaatataGTGTAAATGTCATTTTTGTTGCGAGTGTTTTGTTGGGCTAAATTATTAACCTAATTTTGAATTtcgattattgttttatttagcTTTATTTTTGTACGATTTAAGccatattttatatttgaaaattgaAACACACTACattgttatttttaaaatcaatttgaatattttttctAATATTTTGCATTAAAAAAACCCGCAAACAGACCGAAACCATTCAAAATCGTTAAACTAATTCTATATGTAAAaccttgattatttttttaaaaaaatactaaccGATCGCACGTTACAATTCAGtttgaatttgtttaaaaaaaatcgcAAACCCACGGAATGATCACCCTAGTTTGTCATCTGTGTCAAGTGCGTCCCTTGTTTAGTTTGACAGtgattttaaaagaaaaaaaaactataattttggtcttttatgtttgtcactttgcgatttcggtcctttatgtttttatatttcagttttagtgttgcatgtttcgattttgacaattttagttctttgtattcgaaaatgcttacatgACACTATACACGTTAGCTCCACATCACTGAATTGGTGTCACGTCAGCGTCAGCGTCATatcaaaaaaagaaataaattttttaaaaaaataaaaataacaaactaaaattaaaatataaaaatatagataaGCAAAATCAActgtaaaaatataattttctcataaaataacgaTGCTTTTGCAGCATATTCCTCTCTGAGATGCGTGATTCACATTCAACTGCCACTACTTGAATTTCTCCCAGTTTGGCAGGCACACTATTCGATTGCAGATAATCAGAATCCAATCTTGAAAACATTGGCCATTCTTGAACCTCCGAGTGAATTCACCTCATTCGATCCCTCTCCTTTTTTTTGGAATCATCGGCGAGTCTCTGTTCACATCCCCAATCTCCATGGAAGCCAAGAGAGATGTTTATTCGGTGTGGGCGCTTCCGCCGGAGGAATTGAGGCCGCGACTGATGAAATTGATGGAGGGTCTCAGGTCGGAGTTCGGCGGGCCCCAGTTCGAGCCGCACGTGACAGTTGTTGGGGCCGTCAGCTCGACGGAGAGCGAGGCACGTGACCTTTTCACCAAGGCTTGTGAGAGACTCCAGGCATACGACGCCCGCGTGGAGAGGGTTGCCACCGGAACTTTCTTTTACCAGTGTGTGTTTCTTCTGCTTCATCCAACACCTCAGGTAAtatcttcaaataatttttttttttacgggaATATCTTGAAATAATTGTTAATCCAATAAGCTGAAGATTGGAATCTtgttttttgaatcaaaatcaaatcttgagtATAGACTATGTTTTGGTTCATTGAATTGAGAGCTGGAGCTTGTGGGAGGAGGGTGAGGGTCTGATCAAAACGATGTGGGGAGATGAATCTGTTGATTTGGAGATCAAAGATATCATATTGGTTATGCTATTCGTTTTGCAAATTGTCGGTTGTTTGGTACTTCGAATATTCTTACGTTTGTGAGTTTTTGCTTTTGAACGCTAAAACCATCAGATTCCTCTTTATCTTGTGATGATATACGATGCTAGAATGTGGCTGTCAGCAGATTCTTAAGAATGTTTTGCTGCCTGTAGTGTTGAAATGCACGATgctttgaagtttgattgaaagAGAGATGGGATTCAAGGGAAAACAATGAGTGTCTGTCTGATTTTATCTGATGAGTAAAGACAAAATCTTAAGAATGAAATTTAGTCGTTATCTCTCTTTCTGGATTTGTTGACGAGGTTTTATTTTGTGCATCCATGTCTTCTAGAGTGTACATGATACtgtagtatttttattgttctATTGTTGCTTTTGTGAAACTCCTCGGAATTAAGCAGGTGGTGGAGGCTAGTGCACATTGCTGTGGTTGTTTTGGTTACAAGAACTCGACGCGTAAGTCATGCCGCTACTTTTGATTCTCAAAAGTCTGTGTAATTTAAACCACTGATTCCTTCCCTCTCCTCTTCCCATACCTCTGCTCTATGAATGTGAATCTGATGAGAAGAATTTTAGTAGAATGACATTTTTGGCTTTTTCTCTGTATGCCTTCCATTCATCACCTTCATGATTCTTATAAATCTTACAAGCTAGAAAATATCGGAACAATGCTGTCAACTTCTTTTTAAACTTCCCAATATGCTCCCCACTATGTACATGATTGGATGATGGAAATTTAAACAAagcatataattaaataaagtaACTAAGTCTTCAACTTCCATGGACTGAGTCTTCTGGGTAAACATATTGACACATATATTTGGCACGTTGACCCATATCAGAATCACTAACATATCGCCAGGTACTAAGATTAAGGTCATGAATTGCATAAACAAAAGAAGATGAAggtagaaaaaaaaatggagaaaCAATATGATGAACTGTCGAACGAGAAACATTATGCATCATTGAACGAAAAGATGGGAGGAAGTGCATTGTTTTATGCTTACAACTCTATGACCCTATTTGATTCCAGAACAGGGCAGAACAAAAGTATTTTAattcagttttttttaaaaaaaattgaagcagcaaatttatttattttttttaaagaaaatgtGATGTACAAaacttgtcttttttttttttttttaaaaaaagaaacttAATGTGATGTATGTTCTGTTTTGAGTGCTGATTGTGCTAGCTTCCAACTGACATATCATCATGTTTGCAGCTTATATGCCACACTTGAGCCTTCTCTATGGGGATATAACCGAAGAGGAAAAGAAAACAGCTCGTGAGAAAGCTTACGTTCTCGATGAAAACATTGGCAGTCTAAGCTTCAAGATAACACACTTAGCATTATATAAA
It encodes:
- the LOC140890888 gene encoding cyclic phosphodiesterase-like, producing MEAKRDVYSVWALPPEELRPRLMKLMEGLRSEFGGPQFEPHVTVVGAVSSTESEARDLFTKACERLQAYDARVERVATGTFFYQCVFLLLHPTPQVVEASAHCCGCFGYKNSTPYMPHLSLLYGDITEEEKKTAREKAYVLDENIGSLSFKITHLALYKTDTEDKSCKSWEKVAECELRTS